ATACATAACTATTTAGTCAATATCATAACTATTTGGGATTGATTATATGATCATCGATaccttaaaaattattaatacatACCCTACATAATATTtctcctattattattattattattatatttctttCTCGTCTAATTTTCTCGTCCTCTAATATAATCGGATCTGTCTtcaatctaataattcatggTTTTGCTAATCAAATCGGCTGCTTCGTTCTAATTCTAAATTTATCAGAATTATGCAGTGCATCAAAAAATAGTTGCAAAACATGAGTAATAAGAGTGCAGGATAATTTGCTCTCTCCACTTCCAAGTGGCTTTGCAATCCTTCTTGCAGAAATGGAAAATGCTATATTAAATTTCTGACCGTTCTGAAGCTTACTGGATTTATTAGATTTGCCTAATATGTGACACTACTTTCTATTGTTCCTTCAAAACCTGGAAATTTGAATCCTCAATTAGAAATTTTACATGAGCAACATTTTGCTTTGGAACTCGAAAGAAAAGTACTGTATGAACATTAGGTTTTAGAAAACAAGATTTACTGGGACAGTAGTCTTGAGCAAGTGCTGTTCTTGGCCTTGCTATGATCTCTCTTTATATGCTGTCACAAATGTATATTTGGATCCACATCTGGATGCAGAAACATCAACTTCCGAGTCTGAAACATTTCAGAGATTCAAAGAATTTGACATGTAGTTCATGCATACAATACATACAACATGATCCAAGCAATATGGAAATTTTACAATCAAACAGTGTTCCTGTAATTTCCATAATTTGTACAATACGTTCCCCTTGATTCATTATGCAATCATGCAGGAAGAAAAGAACCATACAGTTCCTGTGCCAAAAAGAAATGTCAACAAGCCAAAACCAAGGTTAGTATAAACATTGTAGTTTGCTGCGGTCTTTGCCAATGGGTTAGACAGACATAcacaaaaaaaattatgacaCATGGATGTAAGTTCAAGCTTTCCTAAACAAAGAATTTAGCAGGATGGTTTTGCTCTTGTAGTGAAGAACACATTTTCTGCAGTCAACTTCCCAGGATGCGTCTGATGTCTGCTCGTTGGTCCGGTGTCAACCTCGATGGGAATTTCACATTAAACTTGACAATTAAGTTGCCCTTCTTGCCTGGCTCCTTGGCTAGTGGCATCCCTTCCTTAGCAACGACAAGTTCATAGCCAGGGATCACAACTTCGTTCACATTGATTGACAAATCACGTCCATCAAGGGTCTTAAGATTTATTGTAGTCCCAGCGAGTGCATCGACAAGTGAGATGTTTTGGTGGACGATGAGATCATTGCCTTCCCTCTTGTACACATCATGTGGCTTTTCGTCAATGATGAAGACTAGGTCGGCTGGGAGTTGGTTCACTTGCTCATTACCTTTGCCCGGAAAAGTTATCTTGGTACCTTTTTTCCATCCAGgcttgatatcaattgttaagatcTCTGTTTCGGGTACCAATTGTCTAGGATGCACATAACAAAGAAAAGTTATGAAAAGTTAGCCATTTTTTTCTatttcaataaactctaagattgttGCATCAATAAACTGCTTTTATTAAATTTGGTGCTCTGACATCCAAAATGATGTTTTGAGATAACATTAGAATCTGTCACAATGACAATAACTATGAAGAATCGGTACTACGTGCAGGTGTAGCTTATATTCGAGTTTATAAGCTACAATCTACTATACAAAATACGTAGTAAACATATCAGATGGCAAAATAAAATGAACTAGAATACAACAACGGAGGTCAAACAAGGGTTTGATATTCCCGAGTGAAAGGCAACTAAACATGAACTGATATACACCGAGAAAACACACATAATAAATTATCCATCGGCATCCAGGATTCTAAATCTCAAACAGATCTACACCGTACATCAAAAAAATCAACAAGTCCACTCAAAATGACCAATTCAATAACTGATCCTAAATATCCACAACTACAAATAAAAAATTCAGGGTAATTGAGATGTCCACAACAGTATTACAAATTACATGAAACCACAACTAGATATCTTGAACACGACAAGaatatttaaatatctataaTACAGACATAAAAGGTTGCATGAGCAAAATGTTTTATTGGATTAAAAAATGTGTTTAAAATGACATGCTTCATTTTAACTGCAGGGGGCTTTACATAAGATGCCGCTGGACTTGTATGTTCTTTATGGATCTACAACCACCACTTTTGATATCAAATAAACagattcaaatgaaaaaaaaacaattatatgGTATAAGGATTGTTACACAAGATCAGCTttgaaaggtcaaggacatgaaaacTCAAACTATTTGTCAAAGATACCtgcttaataaataaaaaaaggttcATTTTACTCTTAGCATATGTGGATAATTCACAGATGTGAACAAATGGGAGTTCTACAAAGTAAATCTAGATAATCCAGTTCAAAAAGCATAATGGAAAATCAGAAGTTTCATTGACAGAGCAAAGCAAAAAACAAGGACAAGTTGGAAGCCAATGGTTAGTAGCCTGTACAATTCtcaaataaggaaaaaaaaaaggaagaaaaatgttaTTGATTCAATAAACATAAGAACTTCAATTTAAATCATGAAGTATTCAATTCAATCATAAATCTCCGAAGCAATATAATCTCTACATGCATTGAAGAAACCAAAACTTAAAGCGGCTATGTTTTGCTTAAGAAATCAGTATTTTGTCAGGCCAGTGGGACAAAAAATCATCCAACTGAATGATATGGGACAAAGTGTTTACCCATTAGATTGCAAGACACTCCTAGAGATCTTCAACTTCCTTTTTGATCCACTGTAGAGCTCTTCAAGTCTGCATGCTAGGAAGTTCTCCACAGCTGGCGCTTTCCGTGGTTGGGTGCCACTAGGACCAGCTCCCTCAGCATATGACCTAGAGGTGCTCTCTGTCGTACCAAACCCACCAAAAGTCCCACTTccatttgtttgatatcttgtggACTTTGTGCGATTCATGGACTCAAAACCGAAAGGGCTGCTGTTCCCGAAAATTTCAGCAAAGATGTCCTTAGCATCTCGAGGATTAAATCGAAAGTTACTAGGTCCACTTGAGGCACTAGATGTCGCACTTTGTGAACCAGGAGGGGGCATGCCCTTCAAACCCTCTTCTCCAAGCTGATCATATATCGCCCGTTTTTGTGCATCGCTTAGTACCTGGAGCAACATGGTTAAAATACAAACAAGTCGAATATGACAGTTAGTCATAATATGACAAAGTTAAACACATCTGTCAATCTAATCGCTTATTAATGTATAAGATTCACTCCTTCAAGCCAACAGAAAGTAATAGACCCAGATACCTCAAGTACCCAAATATTACGTAAAGATGCACGTCACTACAAAGAATGCAGAATCAAGATTAGAAAATCATGTTCCGAAACAGGGTGGAAAGAACCAAAGAGAAGAATTAACTACAAATTGTGCTTCACTTAATTTCAGTGTGCTCAGTATGCTTCCTAATTAAATATTCAATTCTTTCCTCTAAATTCAATGAAGTCAGAACCCTTGAAGAAAAAACATCCTAATGCAACTTAAGCAATAATATATAATTGTGTCAAAAGAATCAtttattaagaaaaaataatcaaTCATATTATTTATAGATATTATCATGGTAAGACAGAAAACTCTTTGGTCTGCAGCTTTGAAGTTAACAGTAAACTCCGGTGTGGCTAATACTGATCTAATCATTATGTGGTTGAATTGTAGGACAACACAAAAGTAAACATAAGAAAGACTTGGAATTAATTGTGAACCCTATGACACCTTCATCATACATGATGGTATCCATACCTAATTATGAGTTCAAGAATTCGACAGACCAATCGAATTCTTCCTTACCAGAATAATCATGTATCCAATAAAGTTTTGGATTTCCCTAAGATGTATCTTAATTATGTCACAGAAAGAACAGAAGAAAataaaagggaaagaaaaggacGAGACGCGACTCGCCTCGTAGGCCTCGGAGATCTGCTTGAACTTGGCCTCCGCCTCCTTCTTGTTACTGGGGTTCTTGTCCGGGTGCCACCGCATCGCCAGGCGCCGGTACGACTTCTTGAGATCCTCATCGGTGGCGTTCCGATTCACCTTCAATATGTTGTAGTAGTCCACTCCCATTCCGATTCAAGCATCAAACGTACTCGCAGACAGGCGTTACCAGCGACCAAAAACAAACGACGCGCCGGCTCCAATCTCTCTGTGTTCGAGTTACCGGTACCAAAACAAAACCCTGGCTCCAATCTCTCCGATTCCGGCTTGAGTCACTCCAAGATCCTTCCTTTCGGGCTCGATCCGGTCGGCTCCGTGTAAAAAGCTCCAACTTTGCAGATCTCTTCAAACGCCCCGACAGATTCAGCGAAAGATTTTTCGACAGATCCTAGACCGGAACACGAAATCTTGCGATTGACTTCGGAACACGGAAGAAGATGTAGGGGCCAAAAGAAGAGGGAGGGGGACAGCTGGCGCCGCTTGCAGCGGTCGGCGCAGCCACGAAATTGCCCGCTTTCCTTCGGAGATCGATAtactaaaagaaatataaaattgaaaTATTATTTTCTACGCATCCTTCTGATACCCAGTCTCAGCCCAGTCAGAATCTGTGGGCCCGGACGCCAGATCCAGTAGTAATCCTCATCACTCGAGGTACGGTAGGATTAAGGGTAAATAACGTGCGGGTAGAAACGGAATCCCTCTTGCCGGAAACTAACAGTTGTTGTAAAGATGCGTCGACTGAGGACACGATACCCACGATGACACCCACGTGCGAAGTGGGGCCTACTTGAATCAGGGTTATCTTACTTTGGTACGATTGGGTGACGTTTGAACCCAACAATTCGGTCGTGTCCGACGACATGCATTCTATATATTATGTGAAGAGTTTGCGTTGAGTAGAATCTAATCGACTTGCACTCCATCTGCCTGTGATGAAGACGCTCATCCAAAAGAAACATTACATCTCTTGATGATTATGTTATTGAAAATTACATCTCTTGATGATTTTTTCTTTGGTCACATAATTCAAATTGCAAATAAATAGTCAAAATAAATTAAGCTCGTTTCGAGTTTACTTATAATCGAGTCGCAATTGAGTTATCTTTTTAAAACAAGAGATACACGATCGGATGTGATAGTACTAAGACAAATGAGTTAGATCATAAGTTAAGTTGACGATCAAATAGTTAGATAGGCAAgtgcataaagaaaaataatagtGGATTTTACGTTCGTAAGTTTGGATATTATATTTTCCTTGCATAGTTTTCTTGATgtctatatttatatttatttgagatattatgtttttcttcgTATCGAAACAGTCGTTCGTCTTCCAATTGTGCCCTTCaactttcaaatatatatatgtaatattaaaatttaaagaaGGTATACATACAAAGAAATCCTAGAGGAAAGTATAGATGTATAGAAATATAAACCGTAAAGAAGGAATAGATATATAGAAAACATAAACTGTGTTTGATGGACCATTTTAATGGTCTATAGATAGATGAGCAAAGTATAAAGACGATCATTGACGAATAAATCACTGTTGCAAAATAGTCAAATGACAATGCATCAAAGGACTAATAGCAGCCAAAGTGGCATGCAAATGGTAGAAAGATGCATCTTTTGCCTCCATGATTGGTCATGAAGCGCGAGCAACAAGTAAACGATGGTGGCCGAGCATCATTCGGATTTTGTGACGACCTATAGCGACTTATTTATGTTATAAAAGcatgataaataaaaattcatTGCAGTCATAAGAATTAGCGAGACATTAAAGTTTTGATTTTGACTCATAAGTGGGGGTTGGCATTTCGATGTGACACAACCTTCATGTGATGCAATAGTCGTACAAACTTAATGTTGATATTGACATATACTTTCTAAAGATCTTTCTCCTACTTTGATCTtccaataatataattattaattattaccTTAGGCAAGTAGGCAAAAGAGTGTTGAATGTTCCTTTGATATTTTGGTGTTGTAAGTGTGAAGGAACTGAGTTAATTATAAATTagtatcatgatttttatatttaaaaaatttatattaaaatttttatacttttaaaggtaaaataaataatattatttatcgtAACATCGTCAATTGTATTGACGAAAAACATAACGTATGACACCACGTATTATATCGATACGAatataaagaaataataataatttcaacatctttttttttatttttcagtgattttatcgataaaaataataattccaaTATCTCACATGTTAGAAATGAATGGggtattgaaattatctttttattcatcGTCTTCACATCGATTCAACATATATGATATTATGTGTTGTATTTTTCGTTAATACAGTTGACAACGTGaagacaaataaaattatttgtttcactTTCAAAATCATAAggattccaatataaatttttaaaatttatactaATAGGGTCTATGTAaatggtaatatataattagcctaagAGAATTATACTAATCCGTCTTAAACTTGATGATTATACTATACTAATTTACAATAATTTCAATCAAATGTTAGATACCTTTCATCTGATTTGAAATTATTAGATTCAATCTCTCGTGATATAGGCAAgtgcataaagaaaaataatagtGGATTTTACGTTCGTAAGTTTGGATATTATATTTTCCTTGCATAGTTTTCTTGATgtctatatttatatttatttgagatattatgtttttcttcgTATCGAAACAGTCGTTCGTCTTCCAATTGTGCCCTTCaactttcaaatatatatatgtaatattaaaatttaaagaaGGTATACATACAAAGAAATCCTAGAGGAAAGTATAGATGTATAGAAATATAAACCGTAAAGAAGGAATAGATATATAGAAAACATAAACTGTGTTTGATGGACCATTTTAATGGTCTATAGATAGATGAGCAAAGTATAAAGACGATCATTGACGAATAAATCACTGTTGCAAAATAGTCAAATGACAATGCATCAAAGGACTAATAGCAGCCAAAGTGGCATGCAAATGGTAGAAAGATGCATCTTTTGCCTCCATGATTGGTCATGAAGCGCGAGCAACAAGTAAACGATGGTGGCCGAGCATCATTCGGATTTTGTGACGACCTATAGCGACTTATTTATGTTATAAAAGcatgataaataaaaattcatTGCAGTCATAAGAATTAGCGAGACATTAAAGTTTTGATTTTGACTCATAAGTGGGGGTTGGCATTTCGATGTGACACAACCTTCATGTGATGCAATAGTCGTACAAACTTAATGTTGATATTGACATATACTTTCTAAAGATCTTTCTCCTACTTTGATCTtccaataatataattattaattattaccTTAGGCAAGTAGGCAAAAGAGTGTTGAATGTTCCTTTGATATTTTGGTGTTGTAAGTGTGAAGGAACTGAGTTAATTATAAATTagtatcatgatttttatatttaaaaaatttatattaaaatttttatacttttaaaggtaaaataaataatattatttatcgtAACATCGTCAATTGTATTGACGAAAAACATAACGTATGACACCACGTATTATATCGATACGAatataaagaaataataataatttcaacatctttttttttatttttcagtgattttatcgataaaaataataattccaaTATCTCACATGTTAGAAATGAATGGggtattgaaattatctttttattcatcGTCTTCACATCGATTCAACATATATGATATTATGTGTTGTATTTTTCGTTAATACAGTTGACAACGTGaagacaaataaaattatttgtttcactTTCAAAATCATAAggattccaatataaatttttaaaatttatactaATAGGGTCTATGTAaatggtaatatataattagcctaagAGAATTATACTAATCCGTCTTAAACTTGATGATTATACTATACTAATTTACAATAATTTCAATCAAATGTTAGATACCTTTCATCTGATTTGAAATTATTAGATTCAATCTCTCGTGATATAGGCAAgtgcataaagaaaaataatagtGGATTTTACGTTCGTAAGTTTGGATATTATATTTTCCTTGCATAGTTTTCTTGATgtctatatttatatttatttgagatattatgtttttcttcgTATCGAAACAGTCGTTCGTCTTCCAATTGTGCCCTTCaactttcaaatatatatatgtaatattaaaatttaaagaaGGTATACATACAAAGAAATCCTAGAGGAAAGTATAGATGTATAGAAATATAAACCGTAAAGAAGGAATAGATATATAGAAAACATAAACTGTGTTTGATGGACCATTTTAATGGTCTATAGATAGATGAGCAAAGTATAAAGACGATCATTGACGAATAAATCACTGTTGCAAAATAGTCAAATGACAATGCATCAAAGGACTAATAGCAGCCAAAGTGGCATGCAAATGGTAGAAAGATGCATCTTTTGCCTCCATGATTGGTCATGAAGCGCGAGCAACAAGTAAACGATGGTGGCCGAGCATCATTCGGATTTTGTGACGACCTATAGCGACTTATTTATGTTATAAAAGcatgataaataaaaattcatTGCAGTCATAAGAATTAGCGAGACATTAAAGTTTTGATTTTGACTCATAAGTGGGGGTTGGCATTTCGATGTGACACAACCTTCATGTGATGCAATAGTCGTACAAACTTAATGTTGATATTGACATATACTTTCTAAAGATCTTTCTCCTACTTTGATCTtccaataatataattattaattattaccTTAGGCAAGTAGGCAAAAGAGTGTTGAATGTTCCTTTGATATTTTGGTGTTGTAAGTGTGAAGGAACTGAGTTAATTATAAATTagtatcatgatttttatatttaaaaaatttatattaaaatttttatacttttaaaggtaaaataaataatattatttatcgtAACATCGTCAATTGTATTGACGAAAAACATAACGTATGACACCACGTATTATATCGATACGAatataaagaaataataataatttcaacatctttttttttatttttcagtgattttatcgataaaaata
The DNA window shown above is from Musa acuminata AAA Group cultivar baxijiao chromosome BXJ2-4, Cavendish_Baxijiao_AAA, whole genome shotgun sequence and carries:
- the LOC103981267 gene encoding uncharacterized protein LOC103981267, which gives rise to MGVDYYNILKVNRNATDEDLKKSYRRLAMRWHPDKNPSNKKEAEAKFKQISEAYEVLSDAQKRAIYDQLGEEGLKGMPPPGSQSATSSASSGPSNFRFNPRDAKDIFAEIFGNSSPFGFESMNRTKSTRYQTNGSGTFGGFGTTESTSRSYAEGAGPSGTQPRKAPAVENFLACRLEELYSGSKRKLKISRSVLQSNGQLVPETEILTIDIKPGWKKGTKITFPGKGNEQVNQLPADLVFIIDEKPHDVYKREGNDLIVHQNISLVDALAGTTINLKTLDGRDLSINVNEVVIPGYELVVAKEGMPLAKEPGKKGNLIVKFNVKFPSRLTPDQRADIRRILGS